A genomic segment from Thermococcus sp. encodes:
- a CDS encoding COG2426 family protein: MNSLLQVFILSLVPTFEGRYAVVYGIGRGYPLLGTILAASLGVLTLSLVLPVVLPYIDRVMLWLEKTPLKKIAHLYLYYVERVRKKAHPYLEKWGFWGLFIFVAIPLPGTGVWTGALAAYILAIEWKRTFPALLLGGLFSMALTIGPALGLFG; this comes from the coding sequence TTGAATAGTCTCCTTCAAGTCTTCATACTCTCCCTTGTCCCAACCTTTGAGGGGCGCTACGCTGTAGTTTACGGCATCGGAAGGGGTTATCCCCTTTTGGGAACAATCTTGGCCGCTTCCCTCGGTGTTCTGACGCTCTCGCTCGTCCTTCCCGTGGTTCTGCCCTACATTGACAGGGTCATGCTCTGGCTTGAAAAGACACCCCTGAAGAAAATCGCACACCTCTACCTCTACTACGTCGAGCGCGTGAGGAAAAAGGCCCACCCATACCTCGAGAAGTGGGGCTTCTGGGGTCTCTTCATCTTCGTAGCGATACCCCTGCCCGGAACCGGGGTTTGGACCGGCGCTCTTGCTGCTTATATACTCGCAATAGAGTGGAAAAGGACGTTCCCTGCACTCCTCCTCGGCGGGCTGTTCAGCATGGCTCTCACGAT